The Xyrauchen texanus isolate HMW12.3.18 chromosome 28, RBS_HiC_50CHRs, whole genome shotgun sequence genome has a segment encoding these proteins:
- the si:ch211-245h14.1 gene encoding uncharacterized protein si:ch211-245h14.1 yields MNIAGSSWILPWMNPNSWRPTKEKGVSDLREQIKRLSRSSVLDDAGIDDAQLLTLTREDLNELFPGIKNFQLRRTIMGLITDMKDSSRPCPDTFASALNNLIQRNNINDAAVQVVLRESFGAFRDIEEQLKVAQASLKPYIDVLNSLMETSVEKEDQPSVRVHPIVCRQTFGADKQILKQLKGVTESSISDCELILVFCPVASRVGTDIKEALMKIPANKEAILVVMHHTFNPEFVGPSSNAALSSANIVKHVQVFFHDTAKGLLKCPTNDHAINQIQSVLNRYMSTSMS; encoded by the exons atgaacattgccGGATCTTCTTGGATTTTGCCATGGATGAATCCAAACTCATGGAGGCCTACCAAAGAAAag GGGGTCAGCGATCTCCGAGAACAAATAAAGAGACTCTCTCGGTCTTCTGTACTAGATG ATGCAGGCATTGATGATGCTCAACTCCTGACTTTGACAAGGGAGGACCTGAATGAGCTTTTTCCAGGTATTAAGAACTTTCAGCTGAGAAGGACGATTATGGGGCTTATCACAGACATGAAG GATTCATCTCGACCGTGTCCAGATACATTTGCCAGTGCGCTGAATAATTTAATTCAAAGAAATAACATAA ATGATGCTGCTGTACAGGTTGTTTTGAGGGAGAGCTTTGGGGCTTTCAGAGATATAGAGGAGCAGCTCAAAGTAGCACAAGCCTCTCTGAAACCTTACATTGATGTATTAAACAGTTTAATGGAGACATCTGTTGAAAAAGAAGACC AACCATCAGTGAGAGTGCATCCAATTGTGTGCAGACAAACCTTTGGAGCTGACAAGCAAATTCTTAAGCAGCTGAAGGGGGTTACAGAAAGCTCAATAAGTGACTGCGAGTTGATACTGGTCTTTTGTCCAGTGGCATCGCGAGTTGGAACTGACATTAAAGAAGCACTGATGAAAATCCCAG CTAATAAAGAAGCAATTCTGGTGGTGATGCATCATACCTTTAATCCTGAATTTGTGGGACCCAGCTCAAATGCAGCATTATCTTCAGCGAACATTGTGAAACATGTGCAAGTGTTTTTCCACGACACAGCTAAGGGTCTTTTAAAGTGTCCCACAAATGACCATGCAATCAATCAAATTCAGTCTGTTTTAAACCGGTACATGAGTACTAGCATGTCATGA